CTTAAAATTCGTCATTGCAACGCCAAACCATTTTGAAGAACTAGATAACTAAATCCTTTGCGTGCAGTATTAAACTCGTTTGTTGACGATCTTGATTCTTCAGGATTTGATCTAGTTCTAATTTTTTCAACAAGTTCACTTACACCATCAGATCCACCAGGCGTACCAATTGATCCAGAGATCTCTCCACCTAAAACAGTTCCTCTAGAGTCTCAACCATTATCAGATAGATTCTTTTCAATCGTTGCACTGATTGAATCTGAAATTACTTTAGCTTGTCTTTCAACATAAGCCATTTCAGCAGGAGATAATTCAACATTTAAAGGAACATTAATTACTGGTGAACCATCTTTGTTAAACATGTTGATTGCTGTAATCACATTAGGTTTATTTGGTTCAGTTTCATAGATCTTAAATGATAATCGATCATTTTCTAAAACAAACACAGATTTATTTAATAATGGATTACCAGCACCATCTGTTAGTTGACTAATAATTGAAGCAGCCGTAACTGGCGCTCATTTATATTCTGAACTAGTTTCACCTTCAGCTTGAGATTTAACAAATGCTTTAGCTAAACCTGAAATTGATGGGTTAATTGTTCCAGAATCAGAGTCAAATGAGTTAGCAAAGAATAAATCTCTTAGTGCAACTTTTCTTAATTTAGCTGCTTCAGTTAACCCACTAAAGTCTTGTAAGAAACGACGTTTCTTATTTTCTAGAACTTTACTTAGAGGATCGTTAGGATTTTCAGTTCCTCAGATATCTTGATATGGTTCAGTTTCATATCTTAGAACGTTACCATTCTCATCGATAATCCCAAATCTAAATCTAATGAACTTACCAGTTGGTGTTTCTTGGTTATTAGCATTAACTCTTATCGCTTCTAGATTACTTCTTGCATCTAGATAGTTAATTAATGCTCGATAAGAATAGAATGAAGCATCACTAGCACCAGCTCTTGTTGATAATCCTCCAACAATTACGGGATTGTCTTTATCAATAAATGCTTGACCTTGATCTAGGGTGTAGTGGTGACCGTATTCGTGAGCTGCTACGTATTTTAAGAAGTCAATTGGTAAACCATCAAATCCAGGTTCAAGAGCAGCTAAAATAGTAGGTAATCCGATTCGATCACTTGGGGTAAACCCTTTAAATTTACCTTCAACAACATTGTATTCAAATACCCCATTGGCATCCACAGTTCTTTCAACATGTGGACCATCTAGATTTCTTAATAAATGAGGGTATTTGTTAACAACTTTTTTAATTAAGTTGTTATAAACTGAAACATATAACTGATAGTTTCTAGAAGCTAATCCAGTTAATGGATTACCTTGTTCATCTCGTGCATTATTATCACTTGGAGTGTAGAATAATGAAACTGGATCAATCCCACCTTGGTAGTTGATTGCTTCTAAGAAGTCATCAAACCCTTGCGGAGAATAATCATTAGCTCTGTTTGCGACAAATTCTAATGACGTAGTAGGACCTTCTTGGGCTTCTTCTGCATCTTGTGAATTTTCTGACACTTCTTGAAGATTAACTTTTAGTGTGTGTTCATTCGCTTGAGGGTTACTAGTTTTTTCAAAACTTAGAACTTTATACTTCTTAACTTTAGCTTTTTGTTCTTCTAATGTGTTAAGTGCTTTAAGATCAGGATTTTCATTAATTGCTTCTAAGAATAATTTATAGAAGTGGTTTTGATTATTATCATCTTGATATAGATAAAACTCATTATTTAAGTATGAATCCATATCATAGAAGTTTAAAAAACTACTAATATTATCTTGATAAGCTGATACTAATGTTTTATATGAGATGTAACGAGTCTCATTTAAACTATTTGGATCAATTTGAAGATTGAATGTAGTATCTTGTGAATCTGGTTCAGCAACCACTAAATTAAGAACTGGCTCAACATTATCTCTACCTGGTTGTGTAACATTAACAGATTTAATCTGATAAGTTTTGAATTGATCAAAAGCAACATTAGCTAAATCTGGATATTGAGTTTTAAGTGTATCTAGGTCTGCTTGAGAAAAGTTCTCATTAACAATGAGTGAACGTTCATAAACAGTAGGATCATTAGCATTTTGTTTTCTAGCAGGATTACCCAGCCTAATCTTAAACGTCTTATCAACTAGTTTACTAGCTCGATAGATCTCACCAAATCCAGTGGTAGATTGTCGTGCAGCACTTTCTCTTCGAATATCATTTTTAAGTGCACTTTCTAATGGAATATTCTTTAAGAACGCATCTAAATCTTTTTTAGATGATTCATTTGAAAACACACTATAAGTTAATGAGTCAACTGCATTACCAGGTCCACCGATCGTTGAATAAATTGGTAACGAACCAAAGAACGCATCCGGAAAGAACTTAATCTCACTCACTTCTTTATGTAAGGTTGAGTGAGAACCCAATGTAATTGCATTCCCATTTTGTTCAACCCCTGGAACAAGTCTAAATGAATCAAGAGTTAATAGATCAGGACCCCAAGCAACGTTAGTAATAAATCAATTAGTAAACTCTAAGAACTGTTTAGGTCTTACAGCTAGTACATACTCATCAAAGAAACTAAATGAACCATATTTAATCTCTAGAACAAAAGGCTCATTAAAACGTTTGTAGTACTCACTAAAGAACTCATCAAAGTTATACTTCTTATTTGAATTATCTAAGAAAGAAAACTCAGTAGCATCATCTGAAATCTTAGCCGTTACATTGGTCTTATTACCATTGGTAATCGTTAATTCAGGTTTTAGTTGACCATTTTGGTCATATATTTTTGAGTAATCATTATTAAACAACTGTTTGTTTGCTGGAGATAGTTGTCCATTTTTTTCTGAAGAGTTTTCAGCAAACCCAACCATCGCACCAATAATCACACCAGCTGTTAAACCAATCACCCCTAGTGCGATACCAGTTTTTAGTCATAATGATTTAGATTTTAATGATCATTTTTTTATCATTGGTCCTGTTTGTTTCCTTATTTGTTTGTTCTATATTGATTTACGTTAACTATATTAATAAGATAGTGATTGCCAGACCAAGCAATCACTATTATCCAACTGTAGTTATTTAAATCTTCTTGTTATATAAAAGGATTGCTTAATCTTTATTTGGTTTTGAATAAGCAATCTTATAATGTATTTATTTGGTTCTTATTATTGAAATTACTTATTCAGCTAAATCTTGTTTACCTTAATCTTGGTATCAATGCGCTTATCAACACGGTAAATATTAGAAGGCTTTCAGTTCTTCATAATATTTGTTCTATCTTTGGTATTAAAACCCTGTGTTAATAATTGGTAATTTCTTAACATAATATCTTTTCTATTATACATAAAAACTTGAAATGTGCACATTTAATATGCTTAATTAAGCTTAATTGTGTTTTTAGCAGGTTTTAATTAGATCAAGATTAGGTTTGAGCTTATTCAAGTTTATTTATTTGTATATAAGAAAAGATTGATAGAACTAATATTTGAATAGAACTGATTTAATTAAAAAACTTCAAGCAGATTATTGCTTGAAGTTAATATTTGGTTAATTTTATTTATCAGCTTTTTTCTCAGCTGGTTTTGAACTTTCTTCTGATTTAGGTTGTTGTTTTTTAAAACCAGCACGGTCACGATTAACAACAGTTCTAGTTTCTTTTTTAACTAGTTGAGGAATGTCGATCTCTTCATCAGGTTTGAAAGCAAACTTAGCTGGACTACCTTGAGCTAATGCTACAGCATCACCTAATAAGTTAAGTAATAAGGTAACTGAACGAATGTTGTAGTTATTAGCTGGAATCGGTAAAGTAATGATATTTGGATCAGAGTTAGTATTACATAAAGCAATAACTGGAATTCTTAGTTTTCTAGCTTCTGTAACTGCATTCTTTTCTTTAACTGGATCATCAATTACTAAAACGTGAGGTAAGCCTTGCATATCTTTGATCCCACCAAAGAACTTTTCAAGTTTAGCAAGTTTTTTCATGATCATGATCTGTTCTTTTTTAGTGTACTTAGTTAGATCATTATCACGAGTGTGGATTAATCTCTTTAATTGATTAATCGAATTACTAATTGTCTTGAAGTTAGTTAGTGTTCCACCTAATCATCTTTGGTTAATGTAGAAACTATTAGTTCTTTCAGCAATTGATTGAATTAATTCTTGAACTGCTTTAGACTTAGTTCCAACGAATAAGATGTTCTTCTTAGCTTTAGCTGCTTCAGTTAAGTAATTAAAAGCTTCGTGTAACTTAACATTTAATAGATCTGAGTTAATTAGATCAAACTGAGCACTGAATTGGGCAGCATGTCTTGGAATAATGTAGTGCTTCATTTTTGGGTTTCACTTACGTTTAGCTACCCCATTGAATGCACCCACGTCTAAAAGCTTTGTGTGTGTTACTAAAACTTTGTCTGTTGAATTTGCAGGCACTTGTTCATTATTATCTTGAACAGTTTGTGCAGGTGATTCTTCTGCTTTTACAGCTTGTGCTGATTCAACATTTAAATCTTCAAATAAAAACATTTAAATAAATGTTCACCTTTCTATAAATTATGTCGTGTAATTAAAAAAATCTATTTTATTAATAGACCGTATATATTTTATACTAATTAATCAAATAGATTAGAAATTTTTCGCTTTTTCTTTTATAAGTGCTAGATTAGGAGCAACGATCTCACTAGGTTGCTTGTTTAAGTATTCAACTTTAGTACCAGCTACTTTAATAGCATCAACCTTAGCACCAATGAATTCAAACACACCTCTTAATAAAACAGTTACATCAGCAAATGCGTATCAACCTTCAGGTGCACCTTGAGTGTTGATGATCATTACTTTTAAGTGATCCATTAAACCAACAGATCCACCTTTTTTAGAGTATTTGTAACTAAAGGTTTTATTTGCTACACAAATCTTATCAAGTCAATTCTTTAGAGTTGCTGGATAATTGAAGTTAGTCATCGGAGCAATTACTACTAGTTTATCAACACTTTTAATTTGATTGATTAATGGATCAACATTTTCATCTTTAAAATGTTCTTTAGAATTTTTAGATGTTAAAGTCATTGATCCCTTATCTAATTCATTTAGATCTAATCATTCAACTTGATCAGATGGATTAAGTTTTAAGTATTCAGCTTCAAATGTTTTAGCTAATTGATAAGAAAAACTAGCTTCATTAGCTACTGGTGAAGCATTAATAAAAAGTACTTTGCTCATTGATTCCTCTTTCGTATTAAATATTAATAAGTTTAAGTACCTATATTATACGCCTAAGCAGTTACTATATTGGTTTTGTACATTGGGTGGCTTGTTATTTTATTAGGTTGTAGATGATTAAAGAACATCGCTGCATTGCCAATAACAAGCTTTAAATCTTATTTTTATTCCAAGTTAGTTTACATCGTAGGAAAAGTCAAGTTATCTATATAATAAGGAACTAAAACAATGAGTTTTAAATACAACTTCGAAAAAAATGAAGACATATTGACAGCAATTGAAAAAATCTAATTTTGTATTCAATTAATTATCGTCTTTATCAAGATTGCGCTAGATTATCTTATTGATAAACATATTGCATAACGAAAATATAATTTGATCGATGAAAAGAATACAATCAATTCACATATAAGTAATAAATATCAAGTATGTTAAAGGTTATCAACATTTTATTTTTCTTTTGTTTAGGAGACTTATATCGACGTAAATCCTTATATTTACCGTGTTTTTTAAATATTTTTGAAATTCATTTATAAGTTTTTGATCTGCAAAATAATGAAATTGATTAGTTTTGTATGGATAATCCTTGACAAACACACATACTAAACCATCACTATATAACCAAACATTACTGTTTAAA
The Mycoplasma tullyi genome window above contains:
- a CDS encoding PDxFFG protein, which translates into the protein MIKKWSLKSKSLWLKTGIALGVIGLTAGVIIGAMVGFAENSSEKNGQLSPANKQLFNNDYSKIYDQNGQLKPELTITNGNKTNVTAKISDDATEFSFLDNSNKKYNFDEFFSEYYKRFNEPFVLEIKYGSFSFFDEYVLAVRPKQFLEFTNWFITNVAWGPDLLTLDSFRLVPGVEQNGNAITLGSHSTLHKEVSEIKFFPDAFFGSLPIYSTIGGPGNAVDSLTYSVFSNESSKKDLDAFLKNIPLESALKNDIRRESAARQSTTGFGEIYRASKLVDKTFKIRLGNPARKQNANDPTVYERSLIVNENFSQADLDTLKTQYPDLANVAFDQFKTYQIKSVNVTQPGRDNVEPVLNLVVAEPDSQDTTFNLQIDPNSLNETRYISYKTLVSAYQDNISSFLNFYDMDSYLNNEFYLYQDDNNQNHFYKLFLEAINENPDLKALNTLEEQKAKVKKYKVLSFEKTSNPQANEHTLKVNLQEVSENSQDAEEAQEGPTTSLEFVANRANDYSPQGFDDFLEAINYQGGIDPVSLFYTPSDNNARDEQGNPLTGLASRNYQLYVSVYNNLIKKVVNKYPHLLRNLDGPHVERTVDANGVFEYNVVEGKFKGFTPSDRIGLPTILAALEPGFDGLPIDFLKYVAAHEYGHHYTLDQGQAFIDKDNPVIVGGLSTRAGASDASFYSYRALINYLDARSNLEAIRVNANNQETPTGKFIRFRFGIIDENGNVLRYETEPYQDIWGTENPNDPLSKVLENKKRRFLQDFSGLTEAAKLRKVALRDLFFANSFDSDSGTINPSISGLAKAFVKSQAEGETSSEYKWAPVTAASIISQLTDGAGNPLLNKSVFVLENDRLSFKIYETEPNKPNVITAINMFNKDGSPVINVPLNVELSPAEMAYVERQAKVISDSISATIEKNLSDNGWDSRGTVLGGEISGSIGTPGGSDGVSELVEKIRTRSNPEESRSSTNEFNTARKGFSYLVLQNGLALQWRILRTNLASLTRIDQQQQAGARQGNKDRYVRSDVNKILAVRKAERTINSIGTALNNFDTYVFPYVRGNKFLGEIANDTQNGLIDRLNNVSSSNQLRTTEGLFNVSFTEAFTNVLFQGQAGLLSYAMKKGGAGDAATNNYSLETIQAFDRKVNDVFSKPLMVSIPTLLTTSLEKIDKDNILIVNPFGSDVGQLEQALLNAVTTSKKISVDNGTTTPQATARSTYNSKNLTELLGFVSLDYSKATYDSATKQYNWDVSYVQSKFDLSAIGNIQVTNSPDAAKLKAAITAAGTDTNAKNQALANYAIYLFRHSNLFMSVKDFSPATDLVKNRAVFSELYGVTMLDKNFTRFYVEELTPQLNDGTHFDAQRLQNYFDKFVKDNKLESVQDRLSFHDLLLLTGNIVYYGKNGDVGLTLGSFNFGYFSPGLSSDDVVNYNATRVEPQLADKFTDYVYNIAETLTRDYVQTTYAPNTKDFENVPKYLGGLSEAMSGLDYIVDATNISKVNDTRTSQDDLAKALQAVYLGPKYTAYYDELIKVQGDLTNKFNETVDEFLTARREVARVRQASPNDVNALATAIAAQTIATQKLNDAQKAINDLKAQTRAMFFKNNDGSFYQTGETRRSSYFGQFISKNNGYFKDHFEKQTIGAELYDDDRNPVIDNNIRTVDFNGNKVNKRPEAFFLSQLYNYGVSKRTVSGLFRNQALDALALYGYVPTELANKIGYLRFTNVFNNEVVYLKVNTKRTNNIFWLQKQGDPTSKKTIEDYGYTSWLSDYALMGKYRDALLRPGQKYTVDFVDENHNFLQAVDLGDAQFISENAKAVEQSPVKIENENTTVDGNKNIKTVISVDFQFNVTN
- the rpsB gene encoding 30S ribosomal protein S2, which translates into the protein MFLFEDLNVESAQAVKAEESPAQTVQDNNEQVPANSTDKVLVTHTKLLDVGAFNGVAKRKWNPKMKHYIIPRHAAQFSAQFDLINSDLLNVKLHEAFNYLTEAAKAKKNILFVGTKSKAVQELIQSIAERTNSFYINQRWLGGTLTNFKTISNSINQLKRLIHTRDNDLTKYTKKEQIMIMKKLAKLEKFFGGIKDMQGLPHVLVIDDPVKEKNAVTEARKLRIPVIALCNTNSDPNIITLPIPANNYNIRSVTLLLNLLGDAVALAQGSPAKFAFKPDEEIDIPQLVKKETRTVVNRDRAGFKKQQPKSEESSKPAEKKADK
- a CDS encoding FMN-dependent NADH-azoreductase; the encoded protein is MSKVLFINASPVANEASFSYQLAKTFEAEYLKLNPSDQVEWLDLNELDKGSMTLTSKNSKEHFKDENVDPLINQIKSVDKLVVIAPMTNFNYPATLKNWLDKICVANKTFSYKYSKKGGSVGLMDHLKVMIINTQGAPEGWYAFADVTVLLRGVFEFIGAKVDAIKVAGTKVEYLNKQPSEIVAPNLALIKEKAKNF